The following proteins are encoded in a genomic region of Paenibacillus sp. FSL H3-0469:
- a CDS encoding glycosyltransferase family 4 protein encodes MHICMIAPEQFTVPGDGSVEICIWNIARRLAKRHKVTVLSRRAAGLPDTDELEQVQFIRLPSGTPSRYRSSVLMFLETVEPFDLIQIDNRPRLAAAVKRQYPGTPLMIFLHSLTFVPQERGIARSLALADAVTANSSSLEQRLIRRFPGIRSKLRVVPLGADLSRFTPASAQEKARLRMLHGLGPGFTVLFVGRVIPRKGVPVLLRAMHRLNRHMPARLLIAGKGKPPYLRQLRALAQRLGVQVSFLGNIPHEDIHSMYQAADCFICPSQQHEAFGLVNVEAMASGLPVIASSNGGIREIIVSGRNGYLVKQYRNPAAFASRMLQIGRNPDLAARIGLQGRSDALQMYEWQHTAELLENIYLKLAGSR; translated from the coding sequence ATGCACATCTGCATGATTGCACCGGAGCAGTTCACGGTTCCCGGGGACGGCTCTGTAGAGATTTGCATCTGGAATATCGCGCGGAGGCTGGCCAAGAGACATAAGGTAACCGTCCTAAGCCGCAGAGCCGCCGGTCTTCCTGACACGGATGAGCTCGAGCAGGTCCAGTTCATCCGGCTGCCCTCAGGCACCCCTTCCAGGTACCGCAGCTCCGTTCTCATGTTCCTGGAAACCGTCGAACCGTTCGACCTTATTCAGATCGATAACCGGCCGCGGCTGGCGGCGGCTGTGAAGCGGCAGTACCCCGGCACTCCGCTGATGATATTCCTTCACTCTCTCACATTTGTGCCGCAGGAGCGCGGCATTGCCCGCAGCCTCGCCCTGGCCGATGCCGTAACGGCCAACAGCAGTTCCCTGGAGCAGCGGCTTATCCGAAGATTCCCCGGTATCCGCAGCAAGCTTCGCGTGGTTCCTCTGGGGGCAGACCTGTCACGCTTCACCCCTGCGTCTGCGCAGGAGAAGGCGCGTCTGCGCATGCTGCATGGTCTTGGCCCCGGCTTCACGGTCCTGTTCGTTGGCCGGGTCATTCCGCGCAAGGGAGTGCCTGTGCTGCTCCGGGCCATGCACCGCCTGAACCGGCATATGCCCGCCCGGCTGCTGATCGCTGGCAAAGGGAAGCCGCCGTATCTCCGGCAGCTGAGAGCCCTTGCCCAGCGGCTGGGGGTACAAGTGTCTTTTCTCGGAAATATTCCCCATGAGGATATCCACAGTATGTATCAGGCTGCCGACTGCTTCATCTGCCCCTCCCAGCAGCATGAAGCCTTCGGGCTGGTGAATGTAGAGGCGATGGCCTCGGGGCTGCCGGTGATTGCCTCCAGCAACGGCGGAATCCGGGAGATTATTGTTTCGGGCCGTAACGGCTATCTGGTGAAGCAGTACAGGAACCCTGCTGCTTTTGCCAGCCGCATGCTGCAGATCGGCCGCAATCCGGACCTTGCCGCAAGGATCGGACTGCAGGGAAGAAGCGATGCGCTGCAGATGTATGAGTGGCAGCACACCGCAGAGCTGCTGGAGAATATTTATCTGAAGCTGGCGGGATCACGTTAA
- a CDS encoding PAS domain S-box protein: MDNLASNNSIPDQAFDLSPVGMAVLSPAGGRWMKINPAFCNMLGCTEAEFLAGTLLGAGQELHEQFSIQRIVTELAQQQGQPLQVEQRFSGRDGHPFWLSLTFIPAHEEPSGQTVIVYAQDVTDRKIADQLTVDSRDLYNLFIKDDQSMISFSLPDGTITFISPSSYSQIGYHPEEIIGRNRAEFYHLDDVEAINSSGGLLKNDISIRRLRHKEGHYLWFETSFHVIRNEKDEITRIMGIGRNVTRRKHSEEALASAQRVARIGSWGWDLLKGRVTFSDELRRILQYSVETGHVNQNAFLALVHPEDVPILKEAVERARGLGEPGNTAFRMILPDGEVLMVHVQWDVIPGPEGRPAQLFGMMQDITERMHMEEQLRESERNFRLMSENSLDLISRHAIEDSIFLYCSPASRSLLGYEPEEMIGTSAYDYLHPDDLEMILNQMAESEDSGLIPPASYRYRHKNGTYVWFETNSRYIFDAQGRKTEIIAVGRDITERKQFESKLQESEQRYKSLFEYNPAAVYSMNLQGDYLTANAHLEQLSGYSLEELLGNYFGPLVADKDIQKTLHHFTLASQGEPQSYDLTLIHKDGHPVEINTINIPIVVDHQVVGVYGISRDITDHIRYTEQIEKLSNDYTLILNAVSEGIFGLDNEGKVTFINPAGAHMLGFECDEITGQPYLDPIQQTALDGNHYRPEESPLMRAVRAGEAHQSLDAVLWRKDGSSFLAEYQVTPLFDKGERKGAVVVFRDTTGEKEIIRAKELAEKADQAKSEFLAIMSHELRTPMNGIMGMTDLLAETELTEEQRGYAQIISDSSASLLYILNEILDFSKIEAGKMTLTHEPVSLAELLDNITELFMPKAREKNIELSCRMAADVPELIMGDAARLRQVLVNLVSNAVKFTETGQVSILLSREYSRGRRKLTLKFSVADTGIGIPPEKQPLLFQSFSQLHPSINRKYGGTGLGLAICKKLVELMGGAITVESAVGQGSNFYFILPVDMELEPEGGWEDTVTVSDPVSASERISIPEEGESAEFGPLRILVAEDHPVNQKLLLTMLDKRGYAADLADHGEAAVQAVLRERYDLVFMDVQMPGMSGLTATARIREQAPAPHQPYIVAVTAYARKEDRERCYAAGMDDFVSKPFLAADIDRVLEHCSHRVSL; encoded by the coding sequence ATGGATAACTTGGCTAGTAATAACAGCATTCCCGATCAAGCCTTCGACTTATCTCCGGTGGGGATGGCAGTATTGTCTCCGGCAGGAGGCAGATGGATGAAGATTAACCCTGCTTTTTGCAATATGCTGGGCTGCACTGAGGCTGAGTTTCTCGCAGGGACTCTATTGGGGGCCGGCCAGGAATTGCACGAGCAGTTCTCCATTCAGCGAATCGTGACAGAGCTTGCACAGCAGCAAGGACAGCCTCTCCAGGTGGAGCAGCGGTTCTCCGGCCGTGACGGGCATCCGTTCTGGCTCTCCCTGACCTTCATTCCGGCGCATGAGGAGCCGTCCGGCCAGACTGTTATTGTATATGCACAGGATGTAACAGACCGCAAAATTGCAGATCAGCTAACCGTAGACAGCCGTGATCTGTACAATTTATTCATAAAAGACGATCAGAGCATGATCTCTTTCTCCCTGCCGGACGGGACGATAACGTTCATATCGCCGTCCTCCTACTCCCAGATCGGGTATCATCCGGAGGAGATTATCGGCAGGAACCGCGCAGAATTCTATCACCTGGACGATGTTGAGGCTATTAACAGCTCCGGCGGTCTGTTGAAGAACGATATCTCCATCCGCCGCCTGCGCCATAAGGAGGGTCACTATCTGTGGTTCGAGACCTCCTTCCATGTGATTCGCAATGAGAAGGATGAAATCACACGGATTATGGGAATTGGCCGTAACGTCACCCGGCGCAAGCACAGCGAGGAGGCCCTTGCGTCCGCTCAGCGGGTAGCCAGAATAGGCTCATGGGGCTGGGACCTGCTAAAGGGTAGAGTCACGTTCTCCGATGAGCTGCGGCGTATTCTGCAATACAGTGTGGAGACAGGCCATGTGAATCAGAATGCCTTTCTGGCACTGGTCCATCCGGAAGATGTTCCGATTCTGAAGGAGGCCGTCGAACGGGCTAGGGGACTGGGTGAGCCGGGGAATACGGCTTTCCGGATGATTCTGCCGGATGGGGAGGTCCTGATGGTGCATGTCCAGTGGGACGTTATCCCGGGACCGGAAGGCCGGCCGGCCCAGCTGTTCGGCATGATGCAGGATATTACCGAGCGTATGCATATGGAGGAGCAGCTGCGGGAGAGTGAACGGAACTTCCGGCTGATGTCAGAGAATTCCCTTGACCTGATCTCCCGCCATGCGATAGAGGACAGCATCTTCCTGTACTGCTCGCCGGCCAGCCGGTCGCTGCTCGGCTATGAGCCTGAAGAGATGATCGGCACCAGTGCCTACGATTATTTGCATCCCGATGATCTGGAAATGATTCTGAATCAGATGGCGGAGAGCGAAGATTCTGGATTGATTCCCCCGGCGTCCTACCGCTATCGCCACAAGAACGGTACCTATGTCTGGTTTGAGACGAACAGCCGTTATATTTTTGATGCGCAGGGCCGGAAGACAGAGATTATTGCGGTAGGACGTGACATTACTGAACGCAAGCAATTCGAATCGAAGCTGCAGGAGAGTGAGCAACGCTACAAATCCCTGTTTGAGTATAATCCTGCGGCGGTATATTCCATGAATCTGCAGGGGGATTATCTGACGGCGAATGCCCATCTGGAGCAGCTGAGCGGCTACTCGCTGGAGGAGCTGCTGGGGAATTATTTTGGACCGCTGGTCGCTGACAAAGATATTCAGAAGACGCTGCATCATTTCACCCTTGCCAGCCAGGGGGAGCCGCAGAGCTATGATCTGACGCTGATTCACAAAGACGGGCACCCGGTGGAGATCAATACGATTAATATTCCAATTGTTGTAGATCATCAGGTGGTAGGGGTGTATGGAATTTCCCGCGATATCACAGATCATATCAGGTACACGGAGCAGATCGAGAAGCTGAGCAATGATTACACTCTGATCCTCAATGCCGTGTCCGAAGGGATATTCGGTCTGGACAACGAGGGGAAGGTCACCTTTATTAATCCTGCGGGGGCGCATATGCTGGGCTTCGAATGTGATGAGATTACCGGGCAACCTTACCTGGACCCTATCCAGCAGACCGCGCTTGACGGCAACCATTACCGGCCGGAGGAGTCTCCGCTGATGCGGGCAGTCCGGGCAGGAGAAGCCCATCAGAGTCTGGATGCGGTGCTTTGGCGCAAGGATGGCTCCAGCTTCCTGGCCGAGTACCAGGTTACCCCTCTGTTCGACAAGGGTGAGCGCAAGGGTGCGGTCGTTGTCTTCCGTGATACTACCGGGGAGAAGGAGATTATCCGGGCCAAGGAGCTGGCGGAGAAAGCCGACCAGGCCAAATCGGAATTCCTTGCCATCATGAGCCATGAGCTGCGTACACCGATGAACGGAATTATGGGTATGACCGATCTGCTGGCTGAGACGGAATTGACGGAAGAACAGCGGGGATATGCGCAGATTATCAGCGATAGCAGTGCATCCTTGTTATATATTCTTAATGAAATTCTGGATTTCAGCAAAATCGAAGCCGGTAAAATGACGCTTACCCACGAACCGGTAAGTCTGGCGGAATTGCTCGACAATATTACGGAGCTGTTCATGCCGAAGGCCCGTGAAAAGAATATAGAGCTGTCCTGCCGCATGGCTGCGGATGTGCCGGAGCTGATTATGGGAGATGCGGCCCGGCTGCGCCAGGTGCTGGTGAATCTCGTCAGCAATGCCGTGAAATTCACCGAGACGGGACAGGTCTCCATTCTGCTGAGCAGAGAATATAGCAGGGGCCGCAGGAAGCTGACGCTCAAATTCAGCGTGGCCGATACAGGCATTGGCATCCCTCCTGAGAAGCAGCCGCTGCTGTTCCAGTCCTTCTCGCAGCTGCACCCGTCTATTAACCGCAAGTATGGGGGAACCGGACTGGGCCTGGCGATCTGCAAAAAGCTGGTGGAGCTGATGGGCGGTGCCATCACAGTAGAGAGTGCCGTCGGGCAAGGATCTAATTTCTATTTCATCCTGCCAGTAGATATGGAGCTGGAACCGGAGGGCGGCTGGGAAGATACGGTGACCGTCTCTGATCCGGTGTCGGCCTCTGAACGGATTAGCATCCCGGAAGAAGGAGAATCTGCTGAATTCGGGCCTCTGCGTATATTGGTGGCGGAGGACCATCCGGTGAATCAGAAGCTGCTGTTGACCATGCTGGACAAAAGAGGCTATGCCGCCGATCTGGCCGATCATGGCGAAGCGGCGGTGCAGGCAGTGCTCCGTGAGCGGTATGATCTGGTTTTCATGGATGTTCAGATGCCAGGGATGAGCGGGCTTACGGCAACGGCCAGAATCCGCGAACAGGCCCCTGCTCCGCACCAGCCGTATATTGTAGCCGTGACAGCCTATGCCAGAAAAGAGGACCGGGAGCGCTGCTACGCGGCGGGCATGGATGACTTTGTCAGCAAGCCGTTCCTGGCTGCCGATATTGACCGGGTGCTGGAGCATTGCAGCCATAGGGTATCCCTATGA
- a CDS encoding C39 family peptidase, translating to MSRKPSGERLKAKAYTQWETGVASPSSACGPATMAALVEYWHSHKGRTVIPGIRHFDSMAAHINYIYAHHGGTPWGMSTRSFVRGLRAYIGAALPLLNNRSGLIEVSVFNDIGRYRAEIDAGRPVALKFDKWFSLRWRGRYAYDYHWVLGIGYEDEEDGSCKLVVHDNGVQHPGGGYTPGRERQISYSANKRILTMVSLNLPGIPDVP from the coding sequence ATGAGCCGGAAGCCTTCCGGGGAGCGCCTGAAGGCAAAGGCGTATACACAGTGGGAGACAGGCGTAGCCTCGCCTTCCTCAGCCTGCGGGCCGGCAACCATGGCCGCCCTCGTGGAATATTGGCATTCGCATAAGGGCCGGACGGTTATTCCGGGTATCCGTCATTTTGATTCCATGGCCGCGCATATCAACTACATCTACGCCCATCATGGCGGGACGCCCTGGGGCATGAGCACACGCAGCTTTGTCAGAGGCCTCCGGGCGTACATCGGCGCAGCCCTGCCGCTTTTAAACAACCGCTCCGGCCTGATTGAGGTATCCGTGTTCAATGATATCGGGCGCTACCGGGCCGAGATTGATGCCGGGCGTCCGGTCGCGCTCAAATTCGACAAATGGTTCAGCCTCCGCTGGCGCGGAAGATATGCGTATGACTATCATTGGGTGCTGGGAATCGGCTATGAGGATGAGGAGGACGGCTCCTGCAAGCTGGTTGTCCATGACAACGGGGTGCAGCATCCGGGCGGCGGTTATACTCCGGGCAGAGAACGGCAGATCTCCTATTCAGCGAATAAAAGAATACTTACGATGGTGTCGCTCAACCTGCCGGGAATTCCAGATGTGCCGTAA
- the pulA gene encoding type I pullulanase, which translates to MSVQKEMKEPIHYGDPAATSGISVFDRSFDELFSYDGEDLGLTYSASGSAFCLWAPTAQEAELVLYPSWKDAAQRQIPMVRDVRGTWRLSVPGDLDGMFYTYKVRIGDLWNEAVDPYARAVGVNGDRGAILDLRKTDPARWTQDKPPLADPVDAVIYELHLRDLSVHPASGITHTGQYLGLAEAGTRGPEGIATGLDHIASLGVTHVQLLPIYDYATESVDETLLTEPHYNWGYDPKNYNAPEGSYASDPYVPGLRIRELKTMIQALHDSGLRVIMDVVYNHVYDGFRVNFTKLVPGYYLRYTADGRLSNGSGCGNDTASERKMMSRFIVESVLYWAKEYHIDGFRFDLMGLHDVGTMNEIRRRLDELDPSIMTIGEGWVMDTELAEELRANQRQANQMPGIGHFNDGFRDAVKGNIFLHDQKGFISGGFGFERNVKAGIAGAIYYGPGLGQFAQEPQQSVNFVECHDNHTLWDKLVLSTAGTEDNQRRAMHHLASAIVLTSQGIPFIHAGQEFLRTKDGVENSYKSPVEVNWLDWERCAEHAESVAYMKQLIALRAAHPAFRLRTAEEIRDHLVFEDAPAKAVAFTLRDHAGGDSAEHLYVLYNANPEGAALKLPELGTWDIVFGEEQISGLEGGILTAAGIGMIVLAVN; encoded by the coding sequence TTGTCAGTACAGAAGGAAATGAAGGAACCAATTCATTACGGGGACCCGGCGGCTACCAGCGGAATCTCCGTCTTCGACCGGAGTTTCGATGAGCTGTTCAGCTATGACGGAGAGGATCTTGGCCTAACCTATTCGGCGTCCGGCTCAGCGTTCTGTCTGTGGGCCCCGACGGCCCAGGAAGCGGAGCTGGTGCTCTATCCATCCTGGAAGGATGCTGCGCAGCGGCAGATTCCCATGGTGCGTGACGTCCGGGGAACCTGGAGACTCAGCGTCCCGGGCGATCTGGACGGAATGTTCTACACCTATAAGGTGCGCATTGGTGATCTATGGAATGAAGCGGTGGACCCGTACGCCCGCGCGGTCGGTGTGAACGGGGACAGAGGGGCTATACTGGATCTGCGCAAGACCGATCCCGCGCGCTGGACGCAGGATAAGCCGCCGCTTGCGGACCCGGTGGATGCGGTGATCTATGAGCTTCACCTGCGCGACTTATCGGTTCATCCTGCCAGCGGGATTACGCATACAGGGCAATACCTGGGTCTTGCCGAAGCCGGTACCCGGGGTCCTGAGGGCATTGCCACCGGTCTTGATCATATTGCCAGTCTCGGTGTTACCCATGTGCAGCTGCTGCCTATCTATGATTATGCGACAGAGAGCGTGGATGAGACCCTTCTTACGGAGCCTCATTATAATTGGGGATATGATCCCAAGAATTACAATGCTCCTGAAGGCTCTTATGCGTCAGATCCGTATGTTCCGGGCCTGCGCATCCGGGAGCTGAAGACGATGATTCAGGCACTTCATGACAGCGGCCTGCGTGTCATCATGGATGTGGTCTACAATCATGTCTATGACGGCTTCCGGGTGAACTTCACCAAGCTGGTTCCCGGTTATTATTTGCGCTACACCGCAGATGGCCGGTTATCCAACGGCTCCGGCTGCGGGAACGACACTGCTTCTGAGCGCAAGATGATGTCCCGTTTCATCGTGGAATCCGTGTTGTACTGGGCTAAGGAGTACCATATTGACGGCTTCCGCTTCGATTTGATGGGACTGCATGATGTAGGGACCATGAATGAGATCCGCCGCCGTCTGGATGAGCTGGACCCCTCGATTATGACCATTGGCGAAGGCTGGGTGATGGATACGGAACTGGCAGAAGAACTGCGGGCGAACCAGCGTCAGGCCAATCAGATGCCGGGCATCGGACACTTTAATGACGGCTTCCGCGATGCGGTGAAAGGAAATATATTTCTCCATGACCAAAAGGGCTTCATCAGCGGCGGGTTTGGCTTCGAGCGCAATGTGAAGGCAGGCATTGCCGGAGCGATCTACTACGGGCCCGGCCTCGGGCAATTCGCCCAGGAGCCGCAGCAGAGTGTGAACTTCGTAGAGTGTCATGACAATCATACACTGTGGGATAAGCTGGTATTGTCAACGGCAGGAACGGAAGACAATCAGCGCCGCGCTATGCACCATCTGGCCTCGGCTATCGTGCTGACGAGTCAGGGGATACCGTTCATTCATGCCGGGCAGGAGTTCCTGCGGACCAAGGACGGTGTGGAGAACAGCTATAAATCACCAGTGGAAGTGAACTGGCTGGACTGGGAACGCTGCGCGGAGCATGCTGAATCAGTAGCGTACATGAAGCAGCTGATTGCGCTGCGAGCGGCTCATCCCGCCTTCCGTCTGCGTACCGCTGAGGAGATCCGTGACCATCTGGTGTTCGAGGACGCACCGGCGAAGGCGGTGGCCTTCACACTCCGCGATCATGCCGGAGGAGATTCTGCGGAGCATCTGTACGTTCTGTACAATGCCAACCCGGAGGGTGCAGCCCTGAAGCTGCCCGAACTGGGCACATGGGACATTGTATTCGGCGAGGAGCAGATCAGCGGGCTGGAGGGCGGTATTTTAACCGCTGCAGGAATAGGAATGATTGTACTTGCTGTGAATTGA
- a CDS encoding TetR/AcrR family transcriptional regulator — protein MAAKEDKKQKIMESALTLFAENDYYRTTTAMVAKAAGVTQPYIFHFFDNKEDLYIAVLKRAYDRIHDTFMKVQAPADQLVGAMGASFFNLMQTHRSEVLMVMQAYTISEAGIKQHSAKLYKTIFDEVTAKFQKSGLPNAEEYAIRFMSMGLLVTLSEVLDLPEIKQSILMTKD, from the coding sequence ATGGCAGCAAAGGAAGATAAAAAGCAAAAAATTATGGAAAGTGCATTAACCCTTTTTGCAGAAAATGACTACTACAGGACAACCACTGCTATGGTAGCTAAAGCCGCGGGAGTTACACAGCCCTACATCTTTCATTTTTTTGACAACAAAGAAGACTTATATATAGCTGTGTTAAAACGTGCCTACGATCGGATTCATGACACTTTTATGAAAGTTCAAGCACCTGCTGATCAGTTGGTTGGCGCTATGGGTGCCAGTTTTTTCAACTTAATGCAGACACACCGTTCCGAAGTATTGATGGTCATGCAGGCTTACACCATATCGGAAGCAGGGATCAAACAACATTCTGCTAAGCTCTATAAGACTATTTTTGATGAAGTGACTGCCAAATTTCAGAAATCCGGGTTACCCAATGCCGAAGAATATGCAATCCGTTTTATGAGCATGGGGCTGCTGGTCACGTTATCCGAGGTGCTTGATTTACCAGAAATAAAACAATCCATACTAATGACTAAAGATTGA
- a CDS encoding PadR family transcriptional regulator: MISSDVIRGYNDTMILYMLLDGESYGYEISKNIRKLSDEKYIMKETTLYSAFTRLEKNGYIDSFYLDETFGKRRTYYRITPLGLAYYRAKCEEWQVTQEVINKFIKEL, encoded by the coding sequence TTGATCAGCAGTGATGTGATTAGGGGATACAACGACACGATGATCCTCTACATGCTTCTGGACGGGGAGTCTTACGGCTATGAGATTTCCAAGAATATACGGAAGCTATCGGATGAGAAATACATTATGAAGGAGACCACACTCTATTCGGCATTCACCCGGCTGGAGAAGAACGGTTATATCGATTCCTTCTATCTGGATGAGACATTTGGCAAAAGACGCACCTACTACCGCATCACTCCCCTGGGCCTGGCCTACTACCGGGCAAAATGCGAAGAATGGCAGGTAACGCAGGAAGTTATCAACAAATTCATAAAGGAGCTGTGA
- a CDS encoding permease prefix domain 1-containing protein, with translation MDTIIGYLNNMFASLPRTEQMAMLKQELLGNMEEKYYELKHDGKSENEAVGIVISEFGNIDELVSELGLGEVRKEEEPGLPMLDELAVEGFIAAKKRAGLLVGWGVGLILLGAALLILFSGLGENGVMGNVFSEDAMSMIGLVSLLLLLVPAIALFIYSGTKMEKYKYMESGFSLPYPLEAYIEQRQSAFAATYTLSLIMGVGLCVLSPIAIFVTSAFGDEFSSYGVAVLPIIVAVAVFLFVYYGNIRGAYQKLLKTGDFSEAKKEEDRFVGAVAAVIWPLVTCVFLVSGFVFDQWEINWIVFPLTGILFGVFSSVYNMFKKKDAA, from the coding sequence TTGGATACCATCATTGGATACTTGAACAATATGTTCGCATCTCTGCCCAGAACAGAACAGATGGCGATGCTGAAGCAGGAGCTGCTTGGCAACATGGAGGAGAAATACTATGAACTGAAGCATGACGGGAAGTCGGAGAACGAAGCGGTAGGCATCGTTATTTCTGAATTCGGCAACATTGATGAGCTGGTCAGCGAGCTGGGGCTTGGAGAGGTTCGTAAGGAGGAAGAACCAGGGCTGCCCATGCTGGATGAGCTTGCTGTAGAGGGATTTATCGCTGCCAAAAAAAGAGCAGGCCTGCTCGTAGGCTGGGGTGTAGGGCTGATTTTGCTGGGTGCTGCGCTGCTTATCCTTTTCTCGGGTCTTGGGGAGAACGGGGTCATGGGAAATGTATTCTCTGAAGATGCGATGAGCATGATCGGGCTGGTCTCTCTGTTACTGCTCCTCGTTCCTGCTATCGCCTTATTCATCTACAGTGGCACGAAGATGGAGAAATACAAATACATGGAGTCGGGTTTCAGTCTGCCGTATCCGTTGGAGGCGTATATTGAGCAGAGACAGTCTGCTTTTGCTGCAACCTATACATTATCGCTTATTATGGGTGTCGGTTTATGCGTATTGTCGCCGATTGCCATCTTTGTAACTTCTGCATTCGGAGATGAATTTAGCTCATACGGGGTGGCCGTACTGCCAATAATAGTGGCTGTCGCCGTGTTCCTCTTCGTGTATTACGGGAATATCCGGGGGGCTTATCAAAAACTGCTGAAGACCGGTGATTTCAGTGAAGCGAAGAAGGAGGAGGACCGGTTTGTCGGTGCGGTTGCCGCTGTGATCTGGCCGTTGGTTACTTGTGTTTTTCTGGTGAGCGGTTTTGTGTTCGACCAGTGGGAGATCAACTGGATCGTCTTCCCGTTAACTGGCATTCTGTTTGGGGTGTTCAGCTCGGTCTACAATATGTTCAAGAAAAAAGATGCTGCCTGA
- a CDS encoding glutamate synthase subunit beta, whose translation MGKTTGFIEYQRRTPAECEPLERIKNWNEFSVPMEEEQLREQGARCMDCGTPFCHVGRMLSGMASGCPLHNLIPEWNDMVYRGNWQVALKRLHKTNNFPEFTGRVCPAPCEGSCTVGKNGDSVTIKSIEKAIVDRGFAEGWIVPEPPLTRTGKKVAVVGSGPAGLACAAQLNKAGHSVTVYERADRIGGLLTYGIPNMKLDKKKVQRRVDLLAAEGVTFVTRTEIGRDITAAQLQEEHDAVVLCGGSTKARDLPLEGRELRGIHQAMEFLTLNTKSLLDSELADGEYLSAAGKDVVVIGGGDTGTDCVATSIRHGCRSVIQLEIMPQSPLTRQPGNPWPEWPKVLKVDYGQQEAASLYEEDPRRYLVNTKRFVGDAGGHVQELHTVRIEWKRTEDGRMAPVEVPGSEEVVQAQLVLLALGFTGPEETVLEQLGVERDERSNVKAEFGAQATNVEGVFTAGDMRRGQSLVVWAINEGRQAAREVDRFLMGSSNLP comes from the coding sequence ATGGGTAAAACAACCGGATTTATAGAATATCAGCGGCGCACGCCTGCTGAATGCGAGCCGCTGGAGCGGATTAAGAACTGGAATGAATTCTCGGTTCCGATGGAGGAAGAACAGCTGCGTGAGCAGGGTGCCCGCTGTATGGATTGCGGAACACCGTTCTGCCATGTCGGGCGTATGTTGTCGGGGATGGCCAGCGGCTGTCCGCTGCATAATCTGATTCCAGAGTGGAATGACATGGTATACCGCGGCAACTGGCAGGTTGCGCTGAAGCGCCTGCATAAGACGAATAACTTCCCGGAATTTACAGGACGCGTCTGCCCAGCGCCTTGTGAAGGCTCTTGCACAGTAGGGAAGAACGGTGATTCGGTAACGATTAAATCGATCGAAAAAGCGATTGTAGATAGAGGGTTCGCGGAAGGCTGGATCGTGCCTGAGCCGCCGCTTACCCGGACAGGCAAGAAGGTTGCCGTCGTCGGCTCCGGCCCTGCCGGGCTGGCCTGTGCTGCCCAACTGAACAAAGCGGGACACAGTGTAACGGTCTATGAGCGGGCTGACCGGATTGGCGGACTGCTGACCTACGGCATTCCGAACATGAAGCTGGATAAGAAGAAGGTGCAGCGCCGGGTAGATCTGCTGGCTGCGGAAGGCGTGACCTTCGTCACCCGGACTGAGATCGGCAGAGATATTACTGCCGCTCAGCTGCAGGAGGAGCATGATGCCGTTGTCCTCTGCGGCGGATCGACCAAAGCACGCGATCTGCCGCTCGAAGGCCGCGAGCTGCGCGGCATTCATCAGGCGATGGAGTTCCTGACGCTGAACACCAAGAGCCTGCTGGATTCCGAACTCGCGGATGGAGAGTATCTGTCGGCGGCGGGCAAGGATGTGGTCGTCATCGGCGGCGGAGATACGGGGACGGACTGTGTAGCGACCTCCATCCGCCATGGCTGCCGCAGTGTGATCCAACTGGAGATTATGCCGCAGTCACCGTTGACCCGCCAGCCGGGTAACCCGTGGCCGGAATGGCCGAAGGTGCTGAAGGTGGACTACGGACAGCAGGAGGCGGCTTCGTTATATGAAGAAGATCCGCGCCGCTATTTGGTCAATACCAAGCGCTTCGTGGGCGATGCAGGCGGACATGTGCAGGAGCTGCATACAGTGCGTATTGAATGGAAGCGTACGGAAGACGGGCGGATGGCCCCGGTAGAAGTACCGGGCAGCGAAGAGGTTGTTCAGGCGCAGCTCGTGCTGCTGGCGCTGGGCTTCACCGGACCGGAGGAGACGGTGCTGGAACAGCTCGGCGTGGAGCGCGATGAGCGCTCCAACGTGAAGGCAGAGTTCGGCGCGCAGGCAACGAATGTGGAGGGCGTTTTCACAGCCGGCGACATGCGGCGCGGCCAGAGCCTTGTGGTCTGGGCGATTAACGAGGGCCGCCAGGCTGCCCGCGAGGTAGACCGCTTCCTGATGGGCTCGTCCAATCTGCCTTGA